One genomic window of Cololabis saira isolate AMF1-May2022 chromosome 3, fColSai1.1, whole genome shotgun sequence includes the following:
- the cd79a gene encoding B-cell antigen receptor complex-associated protein alpha chain has translation MAVAVFFVFGSLVGVIAQEMRLEADRPSMRVTVSDQATLKCCCNKEPSNFTWIKYQSNSKMVHVTLSDFVVKGNQSVHRDLWCGTLTFKSVQLNDTGLYQCYLTGTIFTYGTYLQVYEPMKKTINLSESTKNTILMVEGILLFLCVLVPSSILLFKSNRLNELEMKKAKREEENIYQGLNLDDCCTTYDQIERSQAQDPYQDVGNIMEEREEIQLEKP, from the exons atggcTGTTGCCGTTTTCTTTGTCTTTGGCAGCTTGGTGG GTGTTATTGCTCAGGAAATGCGTCTGGAGGCGGACAGGCCCTCAATGAGGGTCACTGTCTCTGACCAAGCTACCTTGAAATGCTGCTGCAACAAAGAGCCATCAAATTTCACATGGATCAAATATCAATCAAATTCTAAAATGGTACATGTGACACTGTCAGATTTTGTGGTTAAAGGTAATCAGTCTGTGCATCGTGATTTATGGTGCGGCACACTCACCTTCAAGTCGGTCCAGCTGAATGACACTGGGCTGTACCAATGTTACCTGACTGGAACCATCTTTACGTACGGCACCTACCTGCAGGTCTATG AGCCAATGAAGAAAACAATAAATCTCAGTGAAAGCACCAAAAACACAATCCTGATGGTTGAAGGAATCCTACTGTTTCTCTGTGTGCTGGTCCCATCTTCCATTCTTCTGTTTAAG TCAAACAGGCTGAATGAGCTGGAAATGAAGAAAGCaaagagagaagaggaaaaCATATATCAG GGGCTAAATCTGGATGACTGTTGTACAACATATGATCAGATTGAACGCTCCCAGGCACAGGACCCCTACCAGGATGTGGGCAACATTATGGAAGAAAGGGAAGAAATTCAGCTGGAGAAACCATGA